A stretch of Mesoplodon densirostris isolate mMesDen1 chromosome 7, mMesDen1 primary haplotype, whole genome shotgun sequence DNA encodes these proteins:
- the ACCS gene encoding 1-aminocyclopropane-1-carboxylate synthase-like protein 1 yields MFTLPQKDSGTPTTSPGSVSTQVLHSNHGDGLERECSRKPGQKPLKLYGVGDPTAMFSSDSPYLSSRGSVIKWFWDSAEEGYRTYHMDEYDEDKNPSGIINLGTSENKLCFDLLSRRLSQSDMLRVEPSLLQYPDWRGHLFLREEVARFLSFYCRSPAPLKPENVVVLNGCASLFSALATVLCEVGEAFLIPAPYYGAITQHVYLYGNVRLVCVYLDSEVAGLETRPFQLTVEKLEMALEGAISEGVKVKGLILINPQNPLGDVYSPGELQEYLKFAKRHELHVMVDEVYMLSVFEESVGYHSVLSLERLPDPQRTHVMWATSKDFGMSGLRFGTLYTENQNVAAAVSSLCRYHGLSGLVQYQMAQLLRDRDWINQVYLPENHARLKAAHVYVSEELRALGIPFVSRGAGFFIWVDLRKYLPAATFEEEMLLWRRFLDNKVLLSCGQAFECKEPGWFRLVFSDKTHRLRLGMQRVRRVLEGKSQAAEDAPSC; encoded by the exons ATGTTCACACTCCCTCAGAAGGACTCCGGGACACCTACCACCTCTCCGGGTTCAGTCTCCACACAGGTCCTGCACAGTAACCATGGGGATGGTCTGGAAAGAGAATGCTCCAGAAAACCAGGCCAGAAGCCACTGAAGCTCTATGGAGTGGGTGATCCCACCGCTATGTTCTCCTCCGACAGCCCCTACCTGTCCTCTAGAGGAAGCGTCATTAAATGGTTCTGGGATTCAGCAGAGGAGGGCTACAGGACCTACCACATGGATGAGTATGATGAGGATAAGAACCCCAGT GGCATCATTAACTTGGGCACCAGTGAGAACAAACTCTGCTTTGACCTGCTGTCCAGGCGG CTGAGTCAGAGCGACATGCTGCGGGTGGAGCCGTCCCTGCTGCAGTACCCTGACTGGAGGGGACATCTGTT CCTCCGGGAGGAAGTGGCCAGGTTCCTGTCTTTCTACTGCAGGAGCCCCGCACCCCTTAAACCAGAGAAT GTGGTGGTTCTGAATGGCTGTGCCTCTCTCTTCTCCGCTCTGGCCACGGTACTGTGTGAGGTGGGGG AGGCTTTCCTGATCCCTGCCCCTTACTACGGAGCCATCACGCAGCATGTGTATCTCTATGGCAACGTCCGACTGGTCTGTGTCTATCTGGACAGTGAG GTCGCTGGGCTGGAGACACGCCCCTTCCAGCTCACAGTGGAGAAGCTCGAGATGGCGCTGGAAGGAGCTATTTCTGAG GGTGTGAAGGTCAAAGGCCTCATCCTCATCAACCCCCAGAACCCTCTGGGTGATGTCTATTCCCCAGGAGAGCTGCAGGAGTACCTGAAGTTTGCCAAGAG GCATGAGCTGCACGTGATGGTGGATGAGGTCTACATGCTGTCCGTGTTTGAGGAGTCGGTTGGGTACCACAGTGTCCTGAGCCTGGAAAG GCTGCCTGACCCCCAGAGGACCCATGTGATGTGGGCGACCAGCAAG GACTTCGGGATGTCTGGGCTCCGCTTTGGCACGCTGTACACAGAAAACCAGAACGTGGCCGCTGCGGTGTCCTCCCTCTGCCGCTATCATGGCCTCAGTGGCTTGGTCCAGTATCAGATGGCACAGCTGCTCCGGGACCGTG ACTGGATCAACCAAGTGTACCTGCCGGAAAACCATGCCCGGCTCAAGGCTGCTCACGTCTATGTCTCGGAAGAGCTCCGGGCCCTGGGGATCCCCTTCGTGAGCCGTGGGGCCGGCTTCTTCATCTGGGTCGACTTGAGGAAG TACCTGCCCGCGGCCACCTTTGAGGAGGAGATGCTGCTCTGGCGCCGCTTTTTGGATAACAAGGTGCTGCTGTCCTGTGGCCAAGCCTTCGAGTGCAAAGAGCCTGGCTGGTTCCGCTTGGTTTTCTCTGACAAGACCCACCGGCTTCGCCTGG GGATGCAGAGGGTCCGGCGGGTGCTTGAGGGCAAATCCCAGGCGGCAGAAGACGCCCCTTCCTGCTAG